One window from the genome of Candidatus Cloacimonadota bacterium encodes:
- a CDS encoding ATP-binding protein has product MRIAIASGKGGTGKTTLAVNLALYAAEEFPVLLMDLDVEEPNGGIFIKGSIHSKITAYRNIPHWEQEPCTLCGKCTTWCAYNALLKLGDTILVMPNLCHSCYACSELCPEHALPMQQESLGTIIHIKNGSLNFVESKLDIGLEQASPLISQSLEFANKNFKDIKLQILDSPPGTACAMVSAVKTADYVVLISEPTPFGLHDLKLAVETVRQLNLPFSVVINRDGIGNNDIYKYLEQEGIELLAKIPHSREIAEIYSRGEILYKKVPQLRAALDRILHKTKERT; this is encoded by the coding sequence ATGAGAATTGCCATAGCTAGCGGTAAGGGTGGCACGGGAAAGACTACACTTGCCGTTAATTTGGCGCTATACGCAGCCGAAGAATTTCCTGTTTTGTTGATGGATCTTGATGTTGAGGAGCCTAATGGCGGCATTTTCATCAAAGGTAGCATCCATAGCAAGATTACTGCTTACAGAAACATACCTCATTGGGAACAAGAGCCTTGTACTCTTTGCGGTAAATGCACTACTTGGTGTGCGTATAATGCATTGCTAAAATTGGGCGATACGATATTGGTAATGCCAAACTTATGTCACTCCTGCTATGCCTGTAGCGAACTTTGCCCAGAACACGCCTTGCCTATGCAGCAAGAAAGCTTGGGCACTATCATCCATATTAAGAATGGAAGCCTCAACTTTGTAGAGAGTAAGCTAGACATAGGTTTAGAACAAGCCTCGCCCCTAATTTCTCAAAGCCTAGAATTTGCCAATAAGAACTTTAAGGATATAAAGTTACAGATATTGGACAGCCCTCCCGGAACGGCTTGTGCTATGGTTTCGGCAGTTAAAACAGCAGATTATGTGGTGCTGATAAGTGAACCTACACCATTCGGCTTACACGATCTCAAGCTTGCTGTTGAAACAGTTCGTCAACTAAATTTACCTTTTTCTGTAGTGATAAACCGTGACGGGATAGGAAACAACGACATTTACAAGTATCTTGAACAAGAAGGCATAGAACTACTTGCCAAGATTCCCCATAGCCGAGAAATTGCCGAGATCTATTCCCGTGGAGAGATATTATATAAAAAAGTTCCCCAGCTTAGAGCCGCATTAGATCGCATTCTGCACAAAACTAAGGAGCGAACATGA